CCGCAGGCGTTTTCCGCCACATATCCGCAAGGCATCGAGAGGGTGATCGCTCGCCGCGCCGCCCGCGAGCTGCGCGAAGACGAGGTGTCGATTTTCGGTTTTGGAGCCGCGACGAACATCCCGCTCATACTTGCCGAGGAAGGCAAGTTCGACAATGGAGGCATCCATCGCCATCGTCACACGACCGAGCACGGCGTGTTCGGCGGGATCGTGATGAGCGGCTGGCAGTTTTCCGCCAATCTGTATCCCGAGGCGCTTATCGATGGTCCGTCGCAATTCGATTTCATCGATGGCGGCGGATGCAAGTTCGCGGCCCTTTCGTTTGCCCAGTTCGACGCGGTCGGAAACATCAATGTCTCCAAATTCGCCGGTTTCAGCCCCGGCGCCGGCGGGTTCATCGATATCGCGACAAATACTAGACGGCTGGTGTTCGTCGGCACCTTCACGACCAGCGGGCTGGATGTCGCGGTCGCTGACGGTGCGATCGATATCCGCAGGGAAGGCACAGTCCGGAAGTTCGTAAAGCAGGTTGATCAGGTCACCTATCCGTTGATGCGTGGTGTCACGGAGCGCGGCCAGGAGGCGACGGTCATCACGGAGCGCGCTGTCTTCCAGGTAAAGGGCGGCAGGCTTGTCCTGACAGAGATCGCTCCGGGAGCGGATCTGAAGCGCCATGTCATCGAGCAGATCGACTTTCCGATCGAGGTCGCTCCGGATCTGCGCCCGATGGACGAAACACTTTTCAGGATGGGAGATCTGAAATGACGTTGCTCGATTTGTCCGAGGACGAGAAGCTTCTCAAAGAGGCGGTTGAGGCCTTCGCAGAGAACGAGCTGCGAGAATCCGTACGTCCGTACGTTGCGCAGCACAAGTTTCCGACCGAGCTGGTCAAGCAGTTCCTGTCGTTGGGTTTCATGGGGACCGCCTACGAAGCCGCCTATGACGGGTCGGGGTTGGGTGCAAGAGGCGCAGCGATCGTCGCCGAGGTGTTGGCTCGGGTAGAGCCGGGCTTTGCCGCCATATACCTTTGCAACAGCGCCCCCATGACGACGATTGCGCGGTACGGCTCCGCGGAACAGAAGGAAAGGTGGCTTGCCCCGCTGTGCCGCGGGGAAATGATCGCTTCTTTCGGCGTCACCGAACCCAGCGGCGGCTCCGATGTCGCCACCATCAAGGTGCGGGCGGTAGAGGATGGCGATTCTTTCATTCTCAGCGGTTCCAAAATCTTCTCCACCAACGCGGGAACACCGCTTCATGGGCTCTCCACGGTCATCGGGGTCACGGATCCCGACAAAGGCCCCAAGGGCCTTTCGACCTTTATCGTTCCGGTAGGAACGCCGGGCTTCTCGGTCGGCAAGGCGGGAACCAAGGTCGGTTGGCGGATCGCCGATTCGGTGGAGCTGTTCTTTGACAATTGTCGTGTTCCGAAAAGCCAGATGATCGGCAATCGCGGTGATGGCTTGAAGCAGATTCTCACCACACTGAGCATCGGCAGGATTCTCGTCGCCGCAACCGGGCTCGGTCTGTCGCGCAAGGCGGTCGATCTCGCGAAGGCCTATGGTCGCGATCGCAAAGTGGGCGGCCGGCCCGTATTCGACAATCAGGGATTGGCTTTCCCACTGGCAGACGTGTTGACGAAGATCCATGCGGCGGAGTTGCTGGTCAGGCATTCCGCGTGCCTGTCTGATGCGGATCGGCAGTTCCGCACCGAAACGTCGATGACCAAGCTGTTCTGCTCCGAGCTGGCCTCCGAAGCCGCCGACATCGCCCTGCAGGTTCACGGCGGCTACGGCATATTCGAAGAGTTCGAGGTGTCTGGACTGCTTGGAGAGGCGAAGGTTTTGCAGATCGTGGAGGGTACGAGTGAAATCCAGCGGCTGGTAATTGCCCGCGAATTGTCCGCTTGAGCGGGGTCAACCAAATGAAGCTCGTCGTTCCAGTCAAACGCACGATCGATGCGAATGTGAAGGTCCGGGTGAAAGCGGACGGCTCTGGCGTCGATCTGGCGAATGTGAAGATGGCGATGAACCCGTTCGACGAGATCGCGGTGGAAGAGGCGATCCGGCTCAAGGAAGCCGGCAGGGCGACCGAGATCGTCGCCGTGTCGATCGGCCCGGCCCAGGCCGCCGAGACGCTGCGCACCGCGCTCGCCATGGGCGCCGACCGCGCCATCCTCGTCAAGACCAACGAGACGGTCGAGCCGCTTGGCGTCGCCAAGATCGTCAAGGCCGTGGTCGACGAGGAGAAGCCGGAACTGGTGATCCTCGGCAAGCAGGCCATCGACGACGACGCCAACCAGACCGGCCAGATGCTGGCGGCGCTGCTCGGCTGGGCGCAGGGCACCTTCGCCTCCGAGGTCGAGCTGGCCGACGGCAAGGCCAAGGTGACGCGCGAGGTCGACGGCGGCCTCCAGGTGGTCGAGATCAAGCTGCCGGCGGTCGTCACCGTCGACCTGCGCCTGAACCAGCCGCGCTACGCCTCGCTGCCCAACATCATGAAGGCGAAGAAGAAGCCGCTCGACGAGAAGGCCGTCGCCGACTACGGCGTCGACGTTTCGCCGCGCCTCAAGGTGCTGAAGACCGAGGAGCCGGGCGGCCGCAAGGCGGGCGTCAAGGTCAAGGACGTTGCGGAACTCGTTTCCAGCCTGAAGTCCGCAGGCGTCCTCTAGGGTCCGGAAAAGGGAGATCGATAAAATGGCCATTCTTCTCGTTGCCGAACATGACAACGCCACCCTTTCCGACCAGACCGCCAAGGCGCTGACGGCGGCCGCCAGGATCGGCGGCGATGTCGACGTGCTGGTCGCCGGCAAGGGCGCGAAAGCCGCCGCCGACGCGGCCGCCAAGCTCTCCGGCGTGCGCAAGGTGCTGCTCGCCGAGGCCGACGAGCTCGCCGAGCGGCTGGCCGAGCCCACTGCCGCCCTCGTCGTCTCGCTCGCCGGCAATTACGACACGGTGATCGCGCCGGCGTCGACCATGGGCAAGAACGTCTTGCCGCGCGTCGCCGCCCTGCTCGACGTCGCGCAGGTGTCCGAGATCATCGAGGTGGTGTCGGCCGACACGTTCAAGCGGCCGATCTATGCCGGCAACGCCATCCAGACCGTGCAGGCGACCGATGCGAAGAAGGTCATCACCGTGCGCACCGCTTCCTTCCAGACAGCGGGCGAGGGTGGTTCGTCCCCGGTCGAGGCGGTCGCCGCAGCCGCCAATCCCGGCCTGTCCTGCTTTGTCGAGAACAAGCTGTCGGAAAGCGATCGTCCGGAGCTGACCTCGGCGAAGATCATCATCTCGGGCGGCCGCGCGCTGGGTTCTTCGGAGAAGTTCAAGGAAGTGATCCTGCCCGTCGCCGACAAGCTGGGCGCCGCCGTCGGCGCCTCGCGCGCGGCGGTCGACGCCGGCTACGCGCCCAACGACTGGCAGGTCGGCCAGACCGGCAAGGTCGTCGCGCCGGAGCTTTACATCGCTGTCGGCATCTCGGGCGCGATCCAGCACCTGGCCGGCATGAAGGATAGCAAGGTCATCGTCGCCATTAACAAGGACGAGGAGGCGCCGATCTTCCAGGTCGCCGATTACGGCCTCGTGGGAGATCTCTTCACAATCCTGCCTGAGTTTCACGACGCGATCTGAAAATTCAATGAAGGCGACATAATCAGTGTCAACGAACCTGCGACGAAATTCATTCTAGCTAATATTACCCCCTGCATTGTCACCAAGCAGTTGCGCTCGCGGGATTTGGACCGTCCTCCCGAGGAATGTGCGAGTTGCTACAAGCAGCGTTGTGCGCTCAGGCACTGGCCCCAGTCTTGAAGCCAAGAGAGACTTTCGTAGCGGCGCCGGGGTTGCTCTGAATATTCCGTAGCATATCCTCCACCGTCTCCGTCAAGCCATATTGTTGGTTCCAGCGCCAGTCAGACCGCGCTGCTGAATCATCAATCGAGTTCGGCCATCCGGCGGCGATATTTTTCCTGATATCTGGCTCGTATCGAATTGCGAAGTCCGGAACATATTTCCGGATTTCCGCTGTCAGCTCGGCTGAAGTGAAGGCCCTAAAGATCATGAATCTCACTCATAGTAACCATGCGTACTGCGAGTTTGTTAGTTTGCGGGTTAAGACGGACACTCCGCCGATTAACCGGAGGAGATCGACGTGAGAAAACTCTTATCAGCAGCCTTTCTGACATCAGCGCTGTTTTTGTTCGGAAGTTCAACCGCTTTTTCCCAAGACGTGATTGTGACGCCTGACGTCAAGGAAGCCGGCAAGCTCACGATCGCGAGCTCGCTCGCCTACGCCCCATTCGAGTTTGTCGATGCCGGTGGAGCACCTGCCGGGCTGAATATCGAGCTCGCGGACGCGGTCTCGAAAGCGCTGGGCGTGAAACTCGATATCGTCACAATTCCTTTCCCGGCCACTATTCCCGCGATCGTTTCGGGTCGGGTAAAGGTAGGCTGGGAGAGGTGGTGCCGGTTTCTGAGACAGGAGCATAAGGTGGATCGCCCGATGGAAAGGACGATCCAGCATGAAGACACGCAGACGGTTTACGGCCGAGTTCAAGGCCAAGGTTGCGCTTGAGGCGATCCGCGGCGAGCGGACGATTTCGGAACTGGCGACGAAGCACCAGCTTCATCCGAACCAGATCACGCAGTGGAAACGGCAGGCCATCGAGAACCTGGCCAAGGCATTCGACGACAGGGCTTCGGATGCGCAGGCCGGCCGGGAAGCCGAGGTGACGAAGCTGCACGCCAAGATCGGCCAGCTCGTCGTGGAGCGGGATTTTTTGGCCAAAGCCTTCGATCGCTGAGCCTGGATCGGAGGAGAATGATGATCGATCCCGATCACGAACGGCTCTCGATCCGCCGCCAGTGCGAACTGGTCTCGATCTCGCGGGCCTCGTTCTATCGACAGCCGGCGGGCGAGACGCCCGAGAACCTCGAACTGATGCGCCTCATTGACGAGGCGTTCACGGAAATGCCGTGGTATGGCTCGAGACAGATGGCGCGGCACCTACGCCGTCAGGGCTGGTGCGTAGGCCGCAAGCGGGTCCGGCGGCTGATGCGCAAGATCGGCCTGTCACCGATCTACCAAGCGCCGAAGACCAGCGAGCCGCATCCCCAGCACCGCATCTATCCCTACCTGCTGCGGCATCTCAACATTGAGCGCCCCGATCAGGTCTGGTGCGCCGACGTGACCTACATCCCCATGCGGCGCGGCTTCCTCTACTGAGGTGGACCCGGATTTTGAGACAGGGGCATAAGGTGGATCGACCGATGAAAAGGACGATCCAGCATGAAGACACGCAGACGGTTCACGGCCGAGTTCAAGGCCAAGGTTGCGCTTGAGGCCATCCGCGGCGAGCGGACGATTTCGGAGTTGGCGACGAAGCACCAGCTTCACCCCAACCAGATCACGCAGTGGAAGCGGCAGGCCGTCGCGAACCTCGCCAAGGCGTTCGACGACAAGGCTGCTGATGCGCAGGTCGGCCGGGAGGCCGAGGTGACGAAGCTGGCCAGCTTCCCGAGCAGGACGTCACGGTGTTCACGGTTGAGGACACGGCGTCGGACACGGCCGCCTTCGTCGACCGCTACGGCTTCGGCCTCGAGGACTGCGCGAATACGATTATTCTGCGTTACCGGAAGGGCGGCGTTGATCGGTACGCCGCGATCGTTTCGCTCGGTTCGAAGCGGCTGGACGTCAACGGCGCCGTCAAACAGCACCTCGGCGCTCAGCGGCTGACCTTCGCCAAACGGGAGGAAGCAACCGATCTCACGGGCATGGAGTTTGGGGGCATCACGGCGTTTGGCCTGCCCGATGACTGGGCGATTTTGATCGATTCCACGGTGATGACCCGCCCGCAGGTCGTCATGGGAGCAGGGGTGAGGGCGACCAAACTTCTTTTGCCGCCCGCCGCGCTGGGCAGGCTTCCCAACGCCGACGTCGCGCAGCTCACCATGACGTCGTGAGTGCAGGCAAGGTTGCTCTCTGCCCGGACTGAGCTGACTTCGCGAACAGCCTCTACGCACGGAAACTTATTCGGCGCCTTGTGTGCGTCGTTGCCGCGGTAGGACTTTTCGACGGCAAAACTGCCTCACTCCGTTGCGTTTCACGCTCGCCCGGTGACTTCGCTTCAAAGCGGCTTCTTGCTCCACTTTGCGATGACACCGACGATTCCTTCCCGGAAGAGCAGGACGCAGACGACAAAGGTGACGCCCTGGATGATCGTCACCCATGCCCCGAATGTCGCGAGGTAATTCTGCATGGTGACGATGACGGCCGCGCCGACGATGGGGCCGAAGACGGTTCCCATGCCGCCGATCAACGTCATCAGCACCACTTCGCCCGACATCGACCAATGAACGTCGGTCAGCGACGCAAGCTGGAACACGATCGACTTGGTGGAGCCGGCGAGGCCTGCGAAGCCGGCCGAGAGTACGAAGGTGGCGAGCTTGTAGCGGTTGACCCGGTAGCCGAGCGAGGTGGCGCGGGCCTCGTTCTCACGGATCGCCTTCAGGACCTGGCCGAAGGGCGAATGGATGATCCGGTAGATGGCGAGTAGACCTCCGAAAGTGATGGCCAGCACGATCCAGTAGAGGCTGCTGTCGGCGCTCAATCCAATCAGGCCGAAGAGGTCGCCCCGCGGGACCGCCTGGATGCCGTCCTCACCGCCGGTGAACGGCGCCTGCAACGCAAAGAAGAACACCATTTGCGCGAAGGCGAGCGTGACCATGGCGAAGTAGATGCCCTGGCGCCGGATAGCCAGCGAACCTATAGCCAGGCCGAGGATGGCGGCCGCGGCCGTTCCCGCAAGGATGGCAAGTTCCGGCGACAGGCCCCAGACTTTCGCGGCATGGGCAGTAATGTAGCTCGCCCCGCCGAAATAGGCGGCATGGCCGAAGGACAAGAGACCGCCGTAGCCCAGCAGAAGGTTGAACGCGCACGCGAACAGCGCAAAGCACATGACCTTCATGACGAAGACAGGATAAACGAAGAATGGCGCGATCAGACCCACCGCCAGGAGCGCCATGAAGATGGCGACGTGGTGGCGCGGCATGCCGGATGTGGCCTGTTGGACGACGATTGTCGTGGATTGTGCGTCGACCGTGGACATCAGGCGGTCCTCCCGAACAGGCCGGCCGGCTTGACGAGCAGCACGATGGCCATGATGAAGAAGATGACGACGGAGGAGGCTTCCGGGTAGAACACCTTGGTCAGCCCCTCGATCAGCCCCAGCCCGAAGCCGGTGACGATCGAGCCGAGGATCGAGCCCATGCCGCCAATCACCACCACGGCGAAGACGACGATGATCAGGTCCGCTCCCATGTTGGGGTTGACCGAGTAGACGGGTGCCGCAAGGACGCCGGCGAACGCCGCCAGCGCCACGCCGAAGCCGTAGGTCAGCGTGATCATGCGCGGCACGTTGATGCCGAAGGCGCCGACCAGCGTCGGGTTCTCGGTCGCGGCGCGAAGATAGGCGCCGAGTTTCGTTTTCTCGATGAAGAACCACGTTGCCAAGCAGACAACGAGCGAGGCCACCACCACCCAGCCGCGATAGTTGGGCAGGAACATGAAGCCGAGGTTCTGGCCGCCGGCGAGTTGGGGCGGGATCGAATAGGGCAGGCCGGATATGCCGTACTGGTTGCGCAGCAGGCCTTGCATGATCAACGCAAGCCCGAAAGTCAGGAGCAGCCCGTAGAGATGGTCGAGATGGTAGAGCCGGGCGATCATCAGCCGCTCGAGCACGATGCCGAAAGCGCCCACCAGAAGCGGCACCAGAAGCAGCGCCCACCAGTAGCCGATGCCGAGATAGTTGAGCAGCATCCACGCCACGAACGCACCCAGCATGTACTGAGCGCCATGGGCGAAGTTGATGATGTTCAAAAGCCCGAAGATCACGGCAAGTCCAAGCGAAAGGATCGCGTAGAACGATCCGTTGATCAGGCCGAGGAGCAACTGACCAAACAGCGCCTGCGGCGGGATTCCTATCAACTCGAACATCGCCTCACACCCCCAAATACGCTTCAATCTTGCCGATGTTCGCGTCGAGCTCGGCATTGGGGATCATGTCGATGACCTTGCCCTGCTCGACGACGTAGTGGCGGTCGGCCACCGTCGAGGCGAAGCGGAAGTTCTGCTCCACCAGCACGATGGTGAAGCCTTCCCCCTTCAGCCGCGCGATCGTGCGCCCGAT
The window above is part of the Mesorhizobium sp. genome. Proteins encoded here:
- a CDS encoding transporter substrate-binding domain-containing protein; translation: MRKLLSAAFLTSALFLFGSSTAFSQDVIVTPDVKEAGKLTIASSLAYAPFEFVDAGGAPAGLNIELADAVSKALGVKLDIVTIPFPATIPAIVSGRVKVGWERWCRFLRQEHKVDRPMERTIQHEDTQTVYGRVQGQGCA
- a CDS encoding branched-chain amino acid ABC transporter permease; this encodes MFELIGIPPQALFGQLLLGLINGSFYAILSLGLAVIFGLLNIINFAHGAQYMLGAFVAWMLLNYLGIGYWWALLLVPLLVGAFGIVLERLMIARLYHLDHLYGLLLTFGLALIMQGLLRNQYGISGLPYSIPPQLAGGQNLGFMFLPNYRGWVVVASLVVCLATWFFIEKTKLGAYLRAATENPTLVGAFGINVPRMITLTYGFGVALAAFAGVLAAPVYSVNPNMGADLIIVVFAVVVIGGMGSILGSIVTGFGLGLIEGLTKVFYPEASSVVIFFIMAIVLLVKPAGLFGRTA
- a CDS encoding acyl-CoA dehydrogenase family protein; protein product: MTLLDLSEDEKLLKEAVEAFAENELRESVRPYVAQHKFPTELVKQFLSLGFMGTAYEAAYDGSGLGARGAAIVAEVLARVEPGFAAIYLCNSAPMTTIARYGSAEQKERWLAPLCRGEMIASFGVTEPSGGSDVATIKVRAVEDGDSFILSGSKIFSTNAGTPLHGLSTVIGVTDPDKGPKGLSTFIVPVGTPGFSVGKAGTKVGWRIADSVELFFDNCRVPKSQMIGNRGDGLKQILTTLSIGRILVAATGLGLSRKAVDLAKAYGRDRKVGGRPVFDNQGLAFPLADVLTKIHAAELLVRHSACLSDADRQFRTETSMTKLFCSELASEAADIALQVHGGYGIFEEFEVSGLLGEAKVLQIVEGTSEIQRLVIARELSA
- a CDS encoding YbaK/EbsC family protein; this encodes MFTVEDTASDTAAFVDRYGFGLEDCANTIILRYRKGGVDRYAAIVSLGSKRLDVNGAVKQHLGAQRLTFAKREEATDLTGMEFGGITAFGLPDDWAILIDSTVMTRPQVVMGAGVRATKLLLPPAALGRLPNADVAQLTMTS
- a CDS encoding electron transfer flavoprotein subunit alpha/FixB family protein gives rise to the protein MAILLVAEHDNATLSDQTAKALTAAARIGGDVDVLVAGKGAKAAADAAAKLSGVRKVLLAEADELAERLAEPTAALVVSLAGNYDTVIAPASTMGKNVLPRVAALLDVAQVSEIIEVVSADTFKRPIYAGNAIQTVQATDAKKVITVRTASFQTAGEGGSSPVEAVAAAANPGLSCFVENKLSESDRPELTSAKIIISGGRALGSSEKFKEVILPVADKLGAAVGASRAAVDAGYAPNDWQVGQTGKVVAPELYIAVGISGAIQHLAGMKDSKVIVAINKDEEAPIFQVADYGLVGDLFTILPEFHDAI
- a CDS encoding branched-chain amino acid ABC transporter permease, which encodes MPRHHVAIFMALLAVGLIAPFFVYPVFVMKVMCFALFACAFNLLLGYGGLLSFGHAAYFGGASYITAHAAKVWGLSPELAILAGTAAAAILGLAIGSLAIRRQGIYFAMVTLAFAQMVFFFALQAPFTGGEDGIQAVPRGDLFGLIGLSADSSLYWIVLAITFGGLLAIYRIIHSPFGQVLKAIRENEARATSLGYRVNRYKLATFVLSAGFAGLAGSTKSIVFQLASLTDVHWSMSGEVVLMTLIGGMGTVFGPIVGAAVIVTMQNYLATFGAWVTIIQGVTFVVCVLLFREGIVGVIAKWSKKPL
- a CDS encoding electron transfer flavoprotein subunit beta/FixA family protein — encoded protein: MKLVVPVKRTIDANVKVRVKADGSGVDLANVKMAMNPFDEIAVEEAIRLKEAGRATEIVAVSIGPAQAAETLRTALAMGADRAILVKTNETVEPLGVAKIVKAVVDEEKPELVILGKQAIDDDANQTGQMLAALLGWAQGTFASEVELADGKAKVTREVDGGLQVVEIKLPAVVTVDLRLNQPRYASLPNIMKAKKKPLDEKAVADYGVDVSPRLKVLKTEEPGGRKAGVKVKDVAELVSSLKSAGVL